Proteins encoded in a region of the Nonomuraea helvata genome:
- a CDS encoding helix-turn-helix domain-containing protein has translation MNTVRYRIKRGEELTQRNLSTMGDRVDFYLVLRGAAR, from the coding sequence GTGAACACGGTCCGATACCGGATCAAAAGGGGCGAAGAGCTCACCCAGCGGAATCTGTCGACCATGGGGGATCGGGTCGACTTCTACCTGGTGCTCCGCGGTGCCGCCCGCTGA